In one window of Henckelia pumila isolate YLH828 chromosome 1, ASM3356847v2, whole genome shotgun sequence DNA:
- the LOC140888256 gene encoding BTB/POZ and MATH domain-containing protein 4, giving the protein MSGAPEKIPNQNSLISPTSSRFVTETINGSHRFVIQGYSLAKGLGVGKHIASDDFTVGGYKWAIYFYPDGKNVEDNSTYVSVFIALASDGVDVRALFELTLVDQSGKGKHKVHSHFDRSLESGPYTLKYRGSMWGYKRFFRRALLESSDYLKDDCLKINCTVGVVVSAMDSSSLNSICVPDSDIGSHFGMLMENREGSDIVFNVAGEKFHAHKLVLAARSPTLRSELFEGLDSDDQEITVSDTEPEVFKAILHFIYRDALVEDELIASSSCSSPLITDTLTAKLLAAADRYGLGRLRRMCESHLCKDISVNSVAQILALADRYHASELKRVCLSFAAENLAAVMRSDGFENLRENFSALQSELLKTVAGCDEDCGGGGGKSRSVWAQLSDGGDTSGRRVRQRS; this is encoded by the exons ATGTCAGGCGCGCCAGAAAAAATCCCGAATCAGAACTCTCTGATTTCGCCCACGAGCTCTCGCTTCGTAACAGAGACGATTAATGGTTCTCATAGGTTCGTGATCCAGGGGTACTCCCTCGCCAAAGGCTTGGGCGTCGGGAAACACATTGCCAGCGACGATTTTACCGTTGGAGGCTATAAGTGGGCAATTTACTTTTACCCCGatggtaaaaacgtggaggatAATTCTACATATGTCTCTGTTTTCATTGCTTTAGCTAGCGATGGTGTGGATGTGCGGGCGCTGTTCGAGCTCACTTTGGTTGACCAGAGCGGCAAAGGGAAGCACAAGGTGCACAGCCATTTTGATAGGTCGCTAGAAAGTGGTCCATATACTCTCAAGTACCGTGGCAGCATGTG GGGATACAAAAGGTTTTTCAGAAGAGCTTTGCTTGAAAGTTCAGATTATCTTAAAGATGATTGCTTGAAGATCAACTGTACTGTCGGAGTTGTGGTTTCTGCCATGGATTCTTCTAGTTTAAATTCGATTTGTGTCCCTGATTCAGATATTGGGTCACATTTTGGAATGCTTATGGAGAATAGGGAAGGTTCTGACATTGTTTTTAATGTGGCTGGGGAGAAATTTCATGCCCACAAGTTGGTACTTGCTGCTCGTTCCCCCACACTCCGATCTGAACTTTTTGAAGGATTGGATAGTGACGACCAAGAAATTACTGTTTCAGATACGGAACCTGAAGTTTTTAAG GCTATTCTGCACTTTATATACCGAGACGCTTTGGTGGAAGATGAGCTCATAGCATCTAGCTCCTGTTCTTCTCCCTTGATCACTGACACATTAACTGCAAAGTTGCTGGCAGCAGCTGATCGTTATGGTTTAGGAAGACTTAGACGGATGTGCGAATCTCATCTCTGCAAGGATATATCTGTGAATTCTGTGGCACAGATACTTGCTTTGGCAGATCGTTACCATGCTTCGGAATTGAAAAGAGTATGCCTTAGTTTTGCAGCTGAGAACCTGGCAG CTGTTATGCGTTCGGATGGCTTTGAAAACCTGAGAGAAAATTTCTCAGCTCTACAATCCGAACTTTTGAAGACTGTAGCTGGCTGTGACGAGGAttgtggtggtggtggtggcaAGTCTCGAAGTGTTTGGGCTCAGCTATCAGACGGAGGCGATACCAGTGGAAGGAGGGTAAGACAGCGGAGTTAG
- the LOC140886240 gene encoding transcription factor MYB33-like, protein MSMTSESEEWMNSKNSTDSPSVDDISSSGNMGANGPLKKGPWTSAEDAILVEYVTKHGEGNWNAVQKHSGLARCGKSCRLRWANHLRPDLKKGAFSPEEERHIIELHAKMGNKWARMAAELPGRTDNEIKNYWNTRIKRRQRAGLPIYPPDICLQASNENEQNEEITAFSSGDAHHPDYMPINQFDFPQVEFKTMELDQLLYPTAFLDLPPESLLDVPANSFLSQGPNSSYPEKCFLSTIYPSKKFRGSESLFSGLNTTVGNTAPDENHYQSDGSMQISQSFVFPSVVDHHSYDPNLTPDHASSSSALPGIHAILNSNTSSSEPTWAMKLELPSLQTHMGSWGSPSSPLPSLESVDTLIQTLPNENSHSCNLSPRDSGLLDAVLYESHSMKNLRNNSFHQTSNASIMPADMMDTTSRDIYETEWEAIAEPISPLCHSSSSIFSECTRISRNSFDDLHSSETMPVKDETVDDMFLLKHHNMTEVKNQMVFSTPDFLLASNFFVPKKDQSSNHSLLKDALGTLLCDDFSKDCKQMDVPDSCSWNAMPTV, encoded by the exons ATGAGTATGACAAGTGAAAGTGAGGAATGGATGAATTCCAAGAACAGCACTGACTCACCATCTGTTGATGATATTAGTAGCAGTGGAAATATGGGAGCGAATGGTCCACTAAAAAAAGGTCCCTGGACTTCTGCAGAAGATGCAATTTTAGTTGAATATGTTACCAAGCACGGAGAAGGGAATTGGAATGCAGTTCAGAAACACTCGGGACTTGCCCGCTGTGGAAAAAGTTGTCGCTTGAGATGGGCAAACCATCTCAGACCAGATCTTAAAAAAGGTGCATTTAGTCCAGAGGAGGAGCGTCATATCATTGAACTTCACGCTAAGATGGGAAATAAATGGGCCCGAATGGCAGCTGAG TTGCCTGGTCGCACAGATAATGAGATCAAGAACTATTGGAACACAAGAATCAAGAGAAGACAGCGTGCTGGCTTACCAATATATCCACCTGATATCTGTCTCCAAGCATCAAATGAGAACGAACAAAATGAAGAAATTACTGCTTTCTCGTCTGGTGATGCCCACCATCCCGATTATATGCCAATTAACCAGTTTGATTTTCCTCAAGTGGAATTTAAAACAATGGAACTAGATCAGCTTCTGTATCCTACGGCATTTCTTGATCTTCCTCCTGAAAGCCTGCTTGATGTCCCTGCTAATAGCTTTTTATCACAAGGTCCCAATTCTTCTTACCCTGAGAAATGTTTCCTTTCCACGATTTATCCATCCAAGAAATTTCGAGGATCAGAATCTTTGTTCTCTGGTTTAAATACCACTGTAGGCAACACTGCACCAGATGAAAATCATTATCAAAGTGATGGTTCAATGCAGATTTCTCAATCTTTTGTGTTCCCCTCCGTCGTTGATCATCATTCATATGATCCTAATTTGACACCTGATCATGCATCATCCTCAAGTGCACTTCCTGGCATCCATGCCATATTAAATAGCAACACCTCTTCTTCTGAGCCCACTTGGGCAATGAAGCTGGAGCTCCCTTCACTCCAAACTCATATGGGTAGTTGGGGCTCACCCTCGTCCCCATTGCCTTCCCTCGAGTCTGTTGATACTTTGATCCAAACTCTTCCAAATGAAAATTCTCACTCGTGTAATCTTTCACCTCGTGATAGCGGATTGTTGGATGCTGTACTGTATGAATCACATAGTATGAAAAACTTGAGGAACAACTCTTTCCATCAGACTTCAAATGCTTCCATTATGCCAGCTGATATGATGGACACCACATCTCGTGATATCTATGAAACAGAATGGGAAGCAATTGCAGAGCCAATCTCTCCTTTATGTCACTCCTCGTCGTCCATATTCAGTGAGTGCACCCGTATTAGTAGAAACTCATTTGATGACCTCCATTCTTCAGAGACAATGCCAG TTAAGGACGAAACTGTGGATGACATGTTTCTGCTGAAACATCACAACATGACTGAAGTTAAAAACCAGATGGTCTTCTCCACACCAGATTTCTTGCTAGCCTCGAACTTTTTTGTTCCAAAGAAAGACCAGTCGAGCAACCATTCTTTGCTGAAAGATGCACTAGGCACACTTCTTTGTGATGATTTTAGCAAGGATTGCAAGCAAATGGATGTGCCCGATTCATGTTCATGGAATGCTATGCCCACCGTTTAG